The following DNA comes from Methanosarcina vacuolata Z-761.
AATGTCCCATGTTGGTGCCATTGGTGCCAAAAGTCAGTATGGTTTTGGTCAGTTTGAAATGGAAAATAGGATGGATTTTAAACGAGCCCTAAATGAGATAAATAATTTTTGTAACAAAGATGAGTTCAAAAAAGAAGCAAACAAACCAGACTTCTACTCTTTATCTAATTTTTGGTGTTACGAGTTTAAAATTCCTGCAAGAAACCAGTTAGTTCAAAGTTTTCAGAAATCGTACATTGTTGGAAATCAGTCCTTGTCCACAAGTTATCTGCCTGTATCTTTCGATATCAGGTACAAACTTCCAAATCGTAATAAAGGTTCAGGATTGAGACAGGCATATTATTCTCATTGTAATGGAGATAAAAACCAAGTTTGTCAAATATTTGGCACACTTCCTGAGAACAAAAAAAAGGAAGATGGAATTGGAAGTAGAATTTTTGTAAGTCATCTATTTAGAGAACCTTCAGAAAGTGATTATTTCTTACGCATTTGGGGGTTCACTGAAAAAATTGTGGGTAACTTAGTCAGTATAGAGATTAATAAAATGTTTTCTCTTCAAGAAGCTCCAAAAAGGAAATATGAAGAGGAAATAACTAATTTTTCAGGGGGTGTCTAATTGAATATTGATTGGGGTTCAGTTCTTTATCAACAGGAAAAAGCCTCTATAAATGATCTCAAAATAATTGTTGAGGAAATCGATAAGGCAGGAAAGGAAAAAAAAGAAGAATTAGAAAAAAAGTTAGAGAGCAAACTTAAGGACCTAATTTTGCCCAATGAACATCTAGCATATCATTACATGGCTACCATTAATCAAAAATTGTCAGATAATTTCCGAGAAGCATGGCAGAAACAAAATTTGAAAGTTAATTTAGAAGAAGTTGTCGAAAAATGGGAACTTACAAAATACATTAAAGACAATTTCATATGTCCAGAGGTAAATATTTCTACGCTACCCAGTTACTCCTTTGTTCTCAACTTTATGTTCAAACTTAAAAAGTCCTATATATCCCTTGATGAAAATGATTTTCACATAATTGATAATCCTCTGAGAAAAGATAAAGTTCTACATCTCCCATTTGTCGCACCTTCTTCTTGGAAAGGAAGTCTCAGAAACTCTCTCTGGCAACTTAATTATGATTATGAAAATGATAAAATAAGGCGTATTTTCGGAAACGAGAGATCTCCAAACTCCGAAGATATAATTCTAAGAATGGGAAGACTGTATTTTTTCCCTACATTTTTTACCAAAAAATCATTGGAAATAATTAATCCTCATGACCGAGAGCGTAGAGTTGGGACAGTGCCGATTCTAATGGAAAGCGTTCCGCAAGATACAACGGGTTTTTTTACACTTCTATATGTTCCTTTTGACTTGATTGGATGTGATGAAAAAAAGATCAGAAAGCAGGTCTCAGAAGA
Coding sequences within:
- the cmr1 gene encoding type III-B CRISPR module RAMP protein Cmr1, which encodes MMKPEPIVIETLTPIWTGGVNGSSDTVRETGIIGSMRWWYEAIVRGIGKYACNPLSDSKCMLDGKEKENDRNNKLCPACYLFGCGGWKRRFRLEIEDFGVKEPFHLVTFDRDEIGNNWWLSTIFEKNLNNNFSFGKFMFRIYPVGRGDKSEIIAQIKALLSIMSHVGAIGAKSQYGFGQFEMENRMDFKRALNEINNFCNKDEFKKEANKPDFYSLSNFWCYEFKIPARNQLVQSFQKSYIVGNQSLSTSYLPVSFDIRYKLPNRNKGSGLRQAYYSHCNGDKNQVCQIFGTLPENKKKEDGIGSRIFVSHLFREPSESDYFLRIWGFTEKIVGNLVSIEINKMFSLQEAPKRKYEEEITNFSGGV
- a CDS encoding RAMP superfamily CRISPR-associated protein, producing the protein MNIDWGSVLYQQEKASINDLKIIVEEIDKAGKEKKEELEKKLESKLKDLILPNEHLAYHYMATINQKLSDNFREAWQKQNLKVNLEEVVEKWELTKYIKDNFICPEVNISTLPSYSFVLNFMFKLKKSYISLDENDFHIIDNPLRKDKVLHLPFVAPSSWKGSLRNSLWQLNYDYENDKIRRIFGNERSPNSEDIILRMGRLYFFPTFFTKKSLEIINPHDRERRVGTVPILMESVPQDTTGFFTLLYVPFDLIGCDEKKIRKQVSEDIQLVSEGLKSMFTYYGFGAKTSSGYGTTYENITDGAITLRNKSVKVSVQEEKFEFPKDSYKKFLDENGILKDEFRGKNGGPLSNSELGNFNGSQKEFKKFKTWYNDNIEKWQKYLKSQNTPTSEWPTWRFEGFSELIDVSKNIATSLEPSGVHNES